The Nostoc sp. 'Peltigera membranacea cyanobiont' N6 genome contains the following window.
CCACCAAAGACGCGCCAACTCATTTCGACGTTGCTATCTTGGGGAATTGGGACGGGGGAGGGTGCGGTTGCTTCTGCGAGGGAACGACAAAACGACCAACGGCATAGGATATTCCATTGGTCGATTTTAGTGCTGCGCTTAAGTTTGGTAAGTTGGTCTTTGGCTGTTTGGGAAAGTTTAATTCTTTCGATTGGTGATTCCATAATAATTCGTAATTCGTAATTCGTAATTCGTAATTTAGTTAGATTGAGATTCTAGTTTTTCTTTTAGATGGGGAAACATAGATATTATGATTTAAATGACAAATATGGTAACTAATAGTAGCATTACTGACCGGACAAAAATTTTTGCGGTAAGAATTGTTAAAGCTTGTTGCTTTTTAGATGAAAAACCTGGAGTTTATCGAATTCTCTCTAAACAATTACTTCGTTCTGGTACTTCGATTGGTGCAAATGTTCGAGAAGCCCAGTCTGCCCAATCTAATAGAGATTTTATCAATAAATTAGAAATTGCTTTGAAAGAAGCCAGAGAAACACAATACTGGTTAGAAATATTAATCGAATCCGAATTAGTGGATAGACAAAAATTTCAACTACTTCTCCAAGAGGCAAATGAAATTGGCAAAATTCTAGTTGCTTCCAGCAAACGACTCAAAGGTAAATAATTACGAATTACGAATTACGAATTACCAAAAGTAGCCTTGTTGTATAGTTGTTTGGCGGGTGGTGGAGTCGTATTTGAGGAGATATTCGCGGGCGATCGCTTCGTTTTCTCGCAGTGTTTCCACTTCTTTCTTACCAATCTCAGTATCCGTAGATAGCAAAATTACTTGATGGCTAGCGGATGGGAAGTAACGTTCAACTAAGTTACTGCGGTGAGAGGAGTCTAGCCTCCCTAGTGGCGTATCGATTGCTACAGGTAGGCGGTGTCCAGAGACTTTGGCTAAACCCCAGAGGAATGCGATCGCCAGTAGTTGTTTTTCACCTGCTGATAAACGATGTTTAGGCACAGGTTTACCACTTAAATCATAAAGCAAAAGGCTGAAAGTCTTAGTATCAATGGTGATGCGATGCACTAAATCTGATTTATGGAGGAGATAAAGGAAGCAGTTTTTAACTTCCTCTTCTAGTTTATTGAGTTTTCGCAGAGTTAATTTTTCACGAAAAATCTTGAGTGTATTTTGAACTTTAGCCGCAGAGGTAATGATATGTTCGCTATTTTTATGCTTAATATTTTCTACAGTATAATCACTTAATTCTCTCTTGGACTTGGCAATAATAGTTTCTAATTCAGCTAAACGGCGGCGGATTGTTTCGTAATTTGCCTTAGCTTCAACAACTTGATTTTGTGCAGCTTCTAGTGCTTGACGCAGCTTTGTATAATCTTCTGGTGCTGCTGCTGTTTGCACCTGCCTTTCTAGAGTATGAATTTCTTCTTCTTTATTTTTGAGAATAGCTAATTTCTCTTTTGCAGAAAGTTTAGAATTTTGCAAGTGATATATAAGATTATCTAGCTGACTTAAAGTTTCATCATCGGCTAATAGCCAAGGTGCTTCTGTCTGGATAGTCTTTGCATATAAACTATCTACATCTTGGATTAAAAATGATTGGATTTTTTCAATTTCTATCGGGGAAATTTCGACTTGATTTAGCCAAGTGAGTAAGCGCTGATCTCGTTCAAGTAACAAATCTTTAGAAATTTGTACCTGTTGATGTCGAAATTCTTTTTCTCCCTGTGTTTGCGCCTGATTAAGCAAATTGGGAATCAATGCCAGAGGTAAAACATCAGCCGCTAATTCGCACATCGACTGACGTACTTGTTCAATTTCCGCAGTTTTTATATCCTGTTGTAGTTCTAGTTGATTGCGTTCTGCTGCAATCTTCCCACCTTCAGAAATAAATTTATCAAAGGCTTCTTGTTGCTTTTGTTCTAACTCTTCTACCTGATTTTTGAGAATTTCTACTTTCTCTTCTGTTGTTTGATAATCTTCTTGCTGCTGGGTTAACCTAGTTTCAATTTCCTCTAAGTTTGCTAAATCCTTACTATTACCAACTTCTTTAAGTTTACGGTTGACTAAGATATCTAAATCAACTGCTAAACGATCTGCCAACTCTAGTCCTAAAAGTCCGCGAATTGCATCTACTACAACTGGTGGTGGTGTTTCCTGTTCTGCAAGTTCTTTAACTTGTTCACCATCAAAGAGAAATAAGTTAGAAATCCCTAATGGCAGGAGATTTTCAATATATTCATCCCACATATTAACTAAAGCATCAGGCCATGTATCACTATCACCTAAAATACCTAATGTATCTTTACCGTCTTTAGGATTTTTTGTCCAGCTACGAACAACACGGTATTTTATTGGTTTATCGTTTTCAATATGTTCAAAAAGTAATTCAATCCGAGTGTCTACAACTGGATCAATTTTATTGTTAACGCATTGATTGAGAAAATCACTATAACTTAAATTACCACGGGTAGAACATTGGGCACGAGCGCCATAAAGGGCGAGACGAATGGCATCCATAAGAGTAGTTTTTCCGCCGCCATTCATACCACCTAACAGGATAATTGGGTGTGAGTTTTCCTCATCAATTTTTGGGTTAAGATTGATTACCTGTTTTCCACTGTAGGGGCCAAAGTTTTGTAATACTAGTTCAAGAAATATCATTAGTTTTTAAGATTAACATGAGTTCGACAGCGATCGCAGAAGCAGAAAGTTTGTGATGAAAGGAATCGGATAAAATTAATTAGATGATTTTGTTTGACGCATTGGGAAAAAATATTGTCTATGAAATATATAGCAATCCGGTTTGATTTCTGAAAAAATCTAAGTATGTGTAGGGTGTGTTATCGCGTAGTGTAACGCACCAAAGCCTTCAGATGGATGGATGGTGCGTTAGCCAAAGGCATAACGCACCCTACGTATATGGGATTTCTAGGAAATAAATTATCCAAATGAACGAACCACGAAGGCGCAGAGAACACAGAGAGAAGAGAAATAGAGAAGATTTTTGTGTCAGTTTTGGGATATTTTTTTAGTTGGAAGTCCCTACTTCAAAAAGCAAATATGAGTCCTATAGATAATACCATCACTAACTGTTAAGAAATGCGATCGCATCTGTCTCGGTGTTGGTAAGCGTGGCTAGATTTGCACACCTCCAGCTTGAAAAATCTGTTCGGCGGTTAAATTCAATTCTGGGAAAGTAGGCGAGACAATATGGGTATCGCCTTTAAATTGATTAACTTGGTACTCACCATCAATTAATTGATAAATGGATATAGTAGGCAGCTTAGGATTGCCAATAAACTTCCTAGCACCTATAGCCGCATAATCTATAATCCAATATTCGGGAATACCTATAGCTTCATAATCAGCTAATTTTTTGTAGTAATCATCTCGCCAATTAGTACTAACAACTTCAATAACTAAGGGAATAGATGTAGCTTGAGATACAGTTGACTCTTTTTTCCATAAAAGCTCATTCACTAAATTTGGTCGATTGATTATTAAAATGTCTGGGGAATAAGCTGATTCACCTTCAGATGGCTTGACTAATACAGTTTTTGGAATGAAGTAAGGAAGTTTTTGTCGCCCAATTTCGATAGATATATTTAGCGCCAAAAAACCAATAACATCCTCATGATCTCCAACCGATTGTGCCATTTCAACAATCACGCCATCATGTAATTCGTATCTCCCACCCTCAGGCCGCCAAGCTGCAAAATCTTCAAAAGTTACTAATTTGTGTATGGCTTGAATCATAGAACCTCACTTTTTTTAAGATAACCCAACTTTGTCAAGCGTTCTTTAAGTAGTTTGGTTGACTCCCGTCTTCTATTATTCTGAGCTTTCCTTTTTAAATTTCATACTTGCCCAAGTTTGAGGTTTTTCAGTCTCCTCTGTAGGAGGGGTTGCGGATACATTATTGT
Protein-coding sequences here:
- the dndD gene encoding DNA sulfur modification protein DndD; the protein is MIFLELVLQNFGPYSGKQVINLNPKIDEENSHPIILLGGMNGGGKTTLMDAIRLALYGARAQCSTRGNLSYSDFLNQCVNNKIDPVVDTRIELLFEHIENDKPIKYRVVRSWTKNPKDGKDTLGILGDSDTWPDALVNMWDEYIENLLPLGISNLFLFDGEQVKELAEQETPPPVVVDAIRGLLGLELADRLAVDLDILVNRKLKEVGNSKDLANLEEIETRLTQQQEDYQTTEEKVEILKNQVEELEQKQQEAFDKFISEGGKIAAERNQLELQQDIKTAEIEQVRQSMCELAADVLPLALIPNLLNQAQTQGEKEFRHQQVQISKDLLLERDQRLLTWLNQVEISPIEIEKIQSFLIQDVDSLYAKTIQTEAPWLLADDETLSQLDNLIYHLQNSKLSAKEKLAILKNKEEEIHTLERQVQTAAAPEDYTKLRQALEAAQNQVVEAKANYETIRRRLAELETIIAKSKRELSDYTVENIKHKNSEHIITSAAKVQNTLKIFREKLTLRKLNKLEEEVKNCFLYLLHKSDLVHRITIDTKTFSLLLYDLSGKPVPKHRLSAGEKQLLAIAFLWGLAKVSGHRLPVAIDTPLGRLDSSHRSNLVERYFPSASHQVILLSTDTEIGKKEVETLRENEAIAREYLLKYDSTTRQTTIQQGYFW
- the dndE gene encoding DNA sulfur modification protein DndE, whose product is MESPIERIKLSQTAKDQLTKLKRSTKIDQWNILCRWSFCRSLAEATAPSPVPIPQDSNVEMSWRVFGGEMSDILLLALKQRCHNDGYPTDKETLATQFRLHLHRGIGYLAGDPNIKKIEDLIELAVKP
- a CDS encoding Uma2 family endonuclease — its product is MIQAIHKLVTFEDFAAWRPEGGRYELHDGVIVEMAQSVGDHEDVIGFLALNISIEIGRQKLPYFIPKTVLVKPSEGESAYSPDILIINRPNLVNELLWKKESTVSQATSIPLVIEVVSTNWRDDYYKKLADYEAIGIPEYWIIDYAAIGARKFIGNPKLPTISIYQLIDGEYQVNQFKGDTHIVSPTFPELNLTAEQIFQAGGVQI
- a CDS encoding four helix bundle protein produces the protein MVTNSSITDRTKIFAVRIVKACCFLDEKPGVYRILSKQLLRSGTSIGANVREAQSAQSNRDFINKLEIALKEARETQYWLEILIESELVDRQKFQLLLQEANEIGKILVASSKRLKGK